Genomic window (Macrobrachium rosenbergii isolate ZJJX-2024 chromosome 48, ASM4041242v1, whole genome shotgun sequence):
GGTCATTTACCaacattttgtaattatttcagtGAAGAGGCAAGCAAAGTGATGATTGAGTTGCTTGGGACCTATACCACAGAGAATGCGTCTCAGGCGAGAGAAGATGCCCACCGGTGTATTATAGCATCCTTGGCAGATCCCTCTACTTACATTATGGACCATCTCCTTACTCTAAAGGTATGTTTGAGATGTCAGTATGTAATTTTTTGGTAGAAAATTGCACATCTGAAATAATTAAGTCAGAGTTCTAGCATGCTTGATGTAgttaatgcattattttttatacataattttgatAAGAATAGGGTTATTCCTCAGTGCAAGCTGGAATCAGTCATTGAAACTTGGTAAAAGActgattgaaaatttttttaaaccacaCTTTTCTTTCAGAttacactaaaaagtataaaataaaactttctgtgatccacaatattaatggATACTTACGCCTAAACATAAAAGCGTGGGGCACATACTTTCCTTACTTCCATACAATTCTAAATTGAGAAGTTTCCAAAAGCAAGATTTCACAGCTTGGATATGTGGCATTAAATCTCGCTGTGTACCTAGTGATGATGCAAGTTGGTTAAGACCTGAAGAGGTCTAAGAAAGCAATGAAGGCAGCAAAGTGATTGTTATCAAAGACTTGCTTGTAATTTGGTTCCATACTTGGTAAGCTTCCTCAAGAACCGCTAAGAGTAGGCTATACACATAATTGTAAGAAATTGCTTGACGATTCCCAGTACGTTACTGACATGAAATTTGGCATCCATAAAGCTCTTTCTTTACCAGTGTCTGTGTAGGCAAAGAAAGAGCTTTATGGATGCAACATTTCACGTCAGTACCGTACTGGGCATTGTCAAGCAATTTCTTACAATTATGTGTATAGCCTATTCTTCCACAGTAACCCCCTGAAAGATGGCCATACACTGACAGTCTGTGCATTTACCAGAAAAATTTATTGGATAAAAAATAGAGAGATACTGTTGAAGatgcataaatgaaaagaaatgaacaacAGTGAAAATTACACTTAGAAATAGCAAATCAGTTATCCTGGTATGAATGGCAGCACAACACAGTAATGTTGAGGGTACAGTATCATATTGGAAAGTAGGGGTGTAGTGGGTGTCTTGCGGAACTTAGCATGCATAGtggagatgtttttatttttgaaggatacaaTTTGGTGTGGCTGGGATTTCACGTTGATAAAAATCTGAGATTGTGTGAAAAATTGGTGTTGTATGGAAATactgttttgtattgtttataaagttttatgatattgtctttattttatactttattttcttacaGCCTGTCAAGTTCTTGGAAGGTGAACTGATCCACGATTTGTTGACCATCTTTGTATCTGAGAAACTTCCAGGTTACATTCATTTTTACACTAACCACAAGGAATTTATATCATCCATaggtatgtatacattttttaaagattgaaTTTGGCAGTCTGTTCCATATAATCTGGTCTCTGTAACAGCAAACACAAGTAATAATTGTTATTCAAAAACTTATGTTaggttatttaatttatatggCCAGCCACATGAGAGTTAAAGTACAATATTTGTACTTAGTagtttggttaaactacttacTTTTGTATGCTTGATGTCAACttacaacattttcatttttcaagagtGTGATTAGGGCtcataaattatttatagaaGGACCATTACAGTCTCTGCATCTTCTATGCATTGAAAAGTTGCATGTAATTGAGGGCAATACCTAGTAACAATTTCATGAGGTTTCCTTGGCAAAACGTATTCACGAGGAATGCATACCGCACCCCCCcaccgcgaatagctaaaatctgcaaatacctaaaaacacttggaactgcctattttgatagtatagtttaaaaaaaaactctaaaaatgcttatacctgagtattttaatagttttatcacaaaaagtgcatttagacatgaaaatggtatgaaaatacagtaattagtgaatatttctcagtgaaaaaaccGTGAATGgatgaattttccgcgaataatgtgtagatacgttccacagacaaatctgtgaataggtgagtccgcgaatagtgagaccacgaatacggcGGGTTTACTGTATGAAGTTATGGTTCTCAACTGACTCATTACAGTATTAcattaataatatcctttatacTTTTTTTGCAGGACTTGATCATGATGCTAATGTAAGAAAAATGAGGCTGCTGACTTTCATACAGATGGCAGAAACACAGTCAGAAATGACATTTGAACACATCATGCAAGAGCTGCAGCTTCCAGCAGAAGAAGTTGAAGGATTTGTCATTGAAGGTATTTACTTTTGAATCTCAATTACTACTGATGACTTGAAAAGTTGAAAGTTGtccatttcattaaaatatcctttgttaaaagatttATTTGATGGGGtattcatgtacagtatttcatatctTACACTTTCTTGCAGCTCTGAAAACTAAGCTTATCAGTGCTCGAATGGACCAGAGTCAACGGAAAGTGTACGTTTCTTCGAGAGTCCACCGCACTTTTGGCCGTAATCAGTGGCAGGCTCTTCATGATACGTTAACTCAGTGGCGGACAAACCTTAATCTGGTTAAGGATTCAATGCAGGCCATTGTCAATGCACCCATGGCGAGTGCTAAATGATTGTAGGttcatcactggcaccataggtcTAAATTCAAGAGGGATAGTGTGGATCCACTTTTTTGGTACAGTTCTTCATAAATGTGTAAACACTCATGTTATGTAGAATGTGGAGGTAAGGTCTTGAGTATCCCTGACATTTGAAATCTGTTTTACATGGAATACAGATCTTGAGGTAATGAgccttttaattccttttatttttattttttgttggggtAATGATAAACTGAAAGTAATGTAATACTGAGGAGTGTACTTTTGCAGTTATTGTGGATATTACCATccaggtcccattgctaagtaaccaattggctcttagccacgtagtctaacccttcgggccagccctaggagagctgttaatcagctcagtggtctggtaaagctaaggtatacttaacttttatgacCTGGAAATTTgtaggattttaaaattttgtagtgTTTCTTCACTTATACAAACCCATGTCTTACATTAAAGCTTAAATGATATTAGCTGTCTGTTTTCAGATTGAAAGTAGTCTTGGATGGAACCATGAGCACTGATCAAACTTTTGACTGGTTACGTACATtgtagtttaactagaccacccAACTGAAATTCACAACTCTTATTACAGCCACTCAGGACCTCCTACTAATCaacccaaataatttttttatatgaaaatacctGTTGCTATTTTGGAACGAACTTGGAAAGTTTCATATGATGCTTtccattaatgatttttttttttttgttaactcttGTCATTTATTTCGATGATACATGCACTTCCtgagtacatgtatatattatatatatatttctgtggacTCCAGTCCTTTGGCTATCAAAGCAAAACCTtacaaaaatataagtgaaaatcttggaagataatacagtatttaaccCTATGATAAGTAGGTGTCCTTAAGTAGTCAGGTGTTGCTTAGAAAAGATAACTTttgtttaattacttttaaagtaCTGCTTTTAATTGTTACTGACAAAATCATTTTTGTGAGCGCTCCCTTATGGTAATGGTCTTTTGGGAATTTAAGCTATAATTGTAGAGGTAGAAAATCTGGATTTAAAGGCTTGAATGAGTAAATAGCTATTGATTAGTTTGTATTTGTGGACTATAGATGTTCACTACAACCCCATCAATCACGCCAAACTTAAGTGCATCTGAATCCAAGTCTCACCAACATGTACCATCATAGATTTAGAGGCCCCCACTGTGCATGATGCTCTGCTTCACTAGTTTTGTCTAGTTCCTTAGAATGGGTTAtaccatttttatgttttcaccACTGCActgtcagttttttattttactctcggTGCTCGTTTTTGTTTGTGCTGAGTGAAGGATAACTTGTTAGTTGTGCGTATCTGGAGCCACCTCATTCATTCCATGGAATGCTATTGCAAGTCATCGCTGAATTctctttatttctaattttccaCTTCGTgtttttgtaatttgattaataGTATTGATTTGGTTTTAGTcatcaattttctctttcctgttgGGCTGGAGGAATTCTGTtctaaaattttatgatttaattccATGATAGCTTTGTTATCGCATAGTTTTTCtcgtttttgtcatatttttctcaGCTTTACAGTAACTTGCAACCTTTGCGCTCTGTAGAGAAGGCTTATCTTTCTTGTACTGGCAAGAATAGGTCCTCAGCAGTGCCAGTGCTCAAATGGCTGGTGAAGGACATCAGACTCATTAGAGGATCTTTTCCAGGGGCAGTGCCTCCAATTTGCATGTACGCCTCGTTTCACCAGCCTACCAGCATTATGCTGAGGCCCTAAAACCTGAGTTTACAGTGCTATTGTATGTTCAACATGATGAGTTAGACAGCTAggtaaaagaaaccaaaagaccaggtaaaaaacaaaaggcagtaaaAGCAGTAGGAATACTGCAAAGGCTGATGTAAAGAGACTCTGTTCAGTTCTGTATAAGCTTAAAACTTGACAAATGGGTAGTTGTTCTTTCCTTAACTTATATACACAGAACTGACTATTGGTTAATAATGAGAACAgcaattattgttgaataatttatttataaaattacattacaaaatcTAACAGTGTTTTAACATTAAGGCACAAGAACAAGTTTCTTCACAACAGTAATCTGCATTAGCTATACTCAAAAGTTATTCAGCtataacttatttatatttgaaacaTGGAACCAAAACGGAAAATACAGGATGAACAGTACCTTACACCACAACCAGTTCTAAGTACTACAGCATAAATTACATAGCAAATAGGAAGGCTTTTCAAAGCTATACATGATAATCTGTTCTGTAATAGTGATTGATTCTGACATCACCATTagtaaaagtaaatatgaatcaTTCAGGTTATCAGTAACAGCAAATA
Coding sequences:
- the eIF3m gene encoding LOW QUALITY PROTEIN: eukaryotic translation initiation factor 3 subunit M (The sequence of the model RefSeq protein was modified relative to this genomic sequence to represent the inferred CDS: inserted 1 base in 1 codon), with translation MGYGRRFCPFVSRCQQHGAENMSVYTFLEIDVNAQVEELRAYLKEVGAEISMERSPKGLEDDLHKIIGVCDTCFSSEATESEVEALLNSIVSVLIVVPVGEKTESLILAFCEKLAKAPSNRLGXVCLRVLNLLFHALPENLGVRYHVYYTMVQVSGQINQVQAVYQSVEKMRTTLNTAQPPPSTEQMQQLLRLLHQTLLANKLSEEASKVMIELLGTYTTENASQAREDAHRCIIASLADPSTYIMDHLLTLKPVKFLEGELIHDLLTIFVSEKLPGYIHFYTNHKEFISSIGLDHDANVRKMRLLTFIQMAETQSEMTFEHIMQELQLPAEEVEGFVIEALKTKLISARMDQSQRKVYVSSRVHRTFGRNQWQALHDTLTQWRTNLNLVKDSMQAIVNAPMASAK